From the genome of Phreatobacter cathodiphilus, one region includes:
- a CDS encoding branched-chain amino acid ABC transporter permease, with product MTSASTFRTLAVWIGFAVILAILPMVFSSRPSITLMNLIGSWVVFALAYNMLLGQAGMLSFGHAVYFGLGGYAAIHMMAAIKSQGLPIPVAALPLVGFMAGMAAGAVIGWFSCRRSGTAFAMISLGVGELIAASGLMFVSVFGGEEGISGDRAAGPDILGFSLGPQLNVYYFIAFWMFVSVLAMWAFTRTPLGRLANAVRDNPDRVSFIGYDPQRVRYMVFLISGGFAGLAGSLSAVNFEIITPEKLGAINSGAVLLMAYIGGIGVFYGPIIGAVLISIMQSMLSDFTKVWQLYLGLMFVVVVMFAPYGIGGVVHHVLGVVRRGELAEKAPGWLLGLAGAVVAFTGTVLLVEMAYRVREDGDPVLLFGQEFHHQAASSWIAALVIVAVGLAILVVAVRWRRRGTLSAALSLKEATP from the coding sequence ATGACCTCCGCCTCCACGTTCAGGACCCTTGCGGTCTGGATCGGCTTCGCCGTGATCCTCGCCATCCTGCCGATGGTCTTCTCTTCGCGCCCCTCCATCACGCTGATGAACCTGATCGGCTCCTGGGTGGTCTTCGCACTCGCCTACAACATGCTGCTGGGACAGGCGGGCATGCTCTCCTTCGGCCACGCCGTCTATTTCGGCCTCGGCGGCTATGCCGCCATCCACATGATGGCTGCGATCAAGTCCCAGGGCCTGCCGATCCCCGTCGCCGCGCTGCCGCTGGTCGGCTTCATGGCGGGCATGGCGGCGGGCGCCGTCATCGGCTGGTTCTCCTGCCGGCGCTCCGGCACGGCCTTCGCCATGATCTCGCTCGGCGTCGGCGAGCTCATCGCCGCCTCCGGCCTGATGTTCGTGTCGGTCTTCGGCGGCGAGGAAGGCATCTCGGGCGACCGGGCCGCCGGGCCGGACATCCTCGGCTTCTCGCTCGGGCCGCAGCTCAACGTCTACTATTTCATCGCCTTCTGGATGTTCGTCTCGGTCCTCGCCATGTGGGCCTTCACGCGCACGCCGCTCGGCCGTCTCGCCAATGCGGTGCGCGACAACCCCGACCGGGTCTCCTTCATCGGCTACGACCCGCAGCGGGTCCGCTACATGGTCTTCCTGATCTCCGGCGGCTTCGCCGGGCTCGCCGGCTCGCTCTCGGCCGTCAATTTCGAGATCATCACGCCGGAGAAGCTCGGCGCCATCAATTCCGGTGCGGTCCTGCTCATGGCCTATATCGGCGGCATCGGCGTCTTCTACGGCCCCATCATCGGCGCCGTGCTGATCTCGATCATGCAGTCCATGCTCTCCGACTTCACCAAGGTCTGGCAGCTCTATCTCGGCCTGATGTTCGTCGTTGTCGTCATGTTCGCGCCCTATGGGATCGGCGGCGTCGTCCACCATGTCCTCGGGGTCGTCCGCCGCGGCGAACTCGCGGAGAAGGCGCCGGGCTGGCTCCTCGGCCTCGCCGGCGCCGTGGTCGCCTTCACCGGCACCGTGCTCCTCGTCGAAATGGCCTACCGGGTGCGCGAGGACGGCGATCCCGTGCTCCTCTTCGGCCAAGAGTTCCACCATCAGGCCGCATCGAGCTGGATCGCCGCCCTCGTCATCGTCGCGGTCGGGCTCGCCATCCTCGTCGTGGCCGTCCGCTGGCGCCGCCGCGGAACCCTGAGCGCGGCCCTCAGCCTGAAGGAGGCGACGCCGTGA
- a CDS encoding PAS domain S-box protein: MSDHEAADARPLPPITDSEADLRRAEARLASIAHITGDDYLYAALEALAGDLGVSCALVSVVDERSLARARTVAVVQDGERRPNFTYDLAGTPCADILAEAACFHPRGVTALYPQDELLVAMRAEAYWGAPLRSARGDAIGLVALVHTAPMEETPVLRQVLQLYATRIGAHLERTVSQSVNERLGRIVEESASEVYIFDVATYRFILVNKGARDNLGYTLDELRLKTPWDLKPKFSREDFIAYVDPLLSGAVPRLDFETVHCRKDGTCYDVDVKLQLLDFGGERVFFAAIQDVSSRKAAEEALRQTTRRLNAILNNTSMAVFMMDERQHCAFMNEAAEKLTGFRFHETQGRPLHDVIHHTYPDGRPFPLCECAIDRAFPDRSRVQGEDVFIHKDGHFYPVGYTASPIRDEAGTPIGTVIEVRNIAEDLKSREALASFHELLHSKVDEAIAQREKAEAELRQSQKMEAVGKLTGGIAHDFNNLLQIIGGNLQLLQKDLAGNAKAERRLDLALTGVNRGAKLAAQLLAFGRRQPLAPKVVNLGRLVRGLDDLLRRALGESIEIETVISGGLWNTLVDPAQLENALLNLAINARDAMSGQGKLTIESGNAYLDEKYARQFENVKPGQYVVLAVTDTGTGIPPEIIGQVFEPFFTTKPEGQGTGLGLSMVYGLVKQSGGHIQIYSEPGEGTTVRLYFPRDVSEEDVVAAPATDGKAEGGSETILVVEDDEAVRTTAVELLGELGYRVLTAKDADAAWAIVESGLAIDLLFTDVVMPGKLRSPELARKAQIRMPHLAVLFTSGYTQNAIVHGGRLDEGVELLSKPYTREELAQKVRQVLARSRRDRPAEAPRNEPASALAAGERLSLLLLEDEALVRMALVDMLEDLGHSSAEAGKVAEARQKMASARFDVLIADVNLPDGSGKDFAAEVRVSYPATAVIIASGDDSAAAGGDGFVQLPKPYDDHMLVEALERALRQVR; the protein is encoded by the coding sequence ATGAGCGATCACGAAGCCGCGGATGCGAGGCCCCTCCCACCCATTACGGACAGTGAGGCTGACCTCCGGAGGGCCGAAGCGAGGCTCGCGTCCATCGCCCATATCACCGGTGACGACTACCTCTATGCCGCCCTCGAGGCCCTGGCCGGCGATCTCGGCGTCAGTTGCGCCCTGGTCTCCGTGGTGGACGAGCGGTCGCTCGCGCGGGCGCGGACCGTCGCCGTCGTTCAGGACGGGGAGCGCCGGCCCAATTTCACCTATGACCTCGCCGGCACGCCTTGCGCCGACATCCTGGCGGAAGCGGCCTGCTTCCATCCCCGCGGCGTCACCGCGCTGTATCCCCAGGACGAGCTCCTCGTTGCCATGCGGGCCGAGGCCTATTGGGGCGCGCCGCTGCGCTCGGCCCGCGGCGACGCCATCGGTCTCGTCGCCCTCGTCCACACCGCGCCGATGGAGGAGACGCCCGTTCTGCGGCAAGTCCTTCAGCTCTATGCCACGCGCATCGGAGCCCATCTCGAGCGGACCGTCTCGCAATCGGTCAACGAGCGGCTGGGACGGATCGTCGAGGAATCGGCCAGCGAGGTCTATATCTTCGACGTCGCCACCTACCGGTTCATCCTCGTCAACAAGGGCGCGCGCGACAATCTCGGCTACACGCTGGACGAACTGCGCCTCAAGACGCCCTGGGACCTCAAGCCGAAATTCTCCCGCGAGGACTTCATCGCCTATGTGGACCCGCTCCTCAGCGGCGCGGTTCCCCGCCTCGACTTCGAGACCGTCCATTGCCGCAAGGACGGCACCTGTTACGACGTCGACGTGAAGCTTCAGCTTCTCGACTTCGGCGGCGAAAGAGTCTTCTTCGCAGCCATTCAAGACGTCTCCTCCCGGAAGGCCGCCGAGGAGGCCCTGAGGCAGACGACGCGCCGCCTCAACGCCATCCTCAACAACACCAGCATGGCGGTCTTCATGATGGACGAGCGCCAGCACTGCGCCTTCATGAACGAGGCGGCCGAAAAGCTCACCGGTTTCCGCTTCCACGAGACGCAGGGCCGGCCCCTGCACGACGTCATCCACCACACCTATCCGGACGGCCGCCCCTTTCCGCTCTGCGAATGTGCCATCGACCGCGCGTTCCCCGACCGGAGCCGGGTCCAGGGAGAGGACGTCTTCATCCACAAGGACGGCCACTTCTATCCGGTCGGCTACACTGCCTCGCCGATCCGCGACGAGGCGGGCACACCCATCGGCACCGTCATCGAGGTGCGCAACATCGCGGAGGACCTGAAGAGCCGCGAGGCGCTGGCGTCCTTCCACGAACTGCTTCACTCCAAGGTGGACGAGGCGATCGCCCAGCGCGAAAAGGCGGAGGCGGAGCTTCGCCAGTCGCAGAAGATGGAGGCGGTCGGCAAGCTCACCGGCGGCATCGCCCACGACTTCAACAACCTGCTGCAGATCATCGGCGGCAACCTCCAGCTCCTGCAGAAGGACCTCGCCGGCAACGCCAAGGCGGAGCGGCGGCTCGACCTCGCCCTGACCGGCGTCAACCGCGGTGCCAAGCTCGCCGCCCAGCTCCTCGCCTTCGGCCGGCGCCAGCCGCTGGCCCCCAAGGTCGTCAATCTCGGCCGCCTGGTGCGGGGTCTCGACGACCTGCTGCGCCGGGCGCTCGGCGAATCCATCGAGATCGAGACGGTGATTTCCGGCGGCCTGTGGAACACGCTGGTCGATCCCGCCCAGCTCGAAAACGCCCTCCTCAACCTCGCCATCAACGCCCGCGACGCCATGAGCGGCCAGGGCAAGCTGACCATCGAGAGCGGCAACGCCTATCTCGACGAGAAATATGCCCGCCAGTTCGAGAACGTGAAGCCCGGTCAGTACGTCGTTCTCGCCGTCACCGACACCGGAACGGGCATTCCGCCGGAGATCATCGGGCAGGTCTTCGAGCCCTTCTTCACCACCAAGCCGGAGGGGCAGGGCACGGGTCTCGGGCTCAGCATGGTCTATGGCCTCGTCAAACAGTCCGGCGGCCACATCCAGATCTACAGCGAGCCGGGGGAGGGCACCACGGTTCGCCTCTATTTCCCCCGCGACGTCAGCGAGGAGGACGTCGTCGCCGCCCCCGCGACCGACGGCAAGGCCGAGGGAGGCTCTGAAACCATCCTGGTGGTGGAGGACGACGAGGCCGTGCGCACGACGGCCGTCGAGCTGCTCGGCGAGCTGGGCTATCGCGTCCTCACCGCCAAGGACGCCGACGCCGCCTGGGCCATCGTCGAGAGCGGTCTCGCCATCGACCTCCTGTTCACCGACGTGGTAATGCCTGGCAAGCTCAGGAGCCCGGAACTGGCCCGCAAGGCGCAGATCCGAATGCCCCATCTCGCCGTGCTCTTCACCTCCGGCTACACCCAGAACGCCATCGTCCACGGCGGTCGGCTGGACGAAGGGGTGGAACTCCTCAGCAAGCCCTACACGCGCGAGGAACTCGCCCAGAAGGTACGCCAGGTGCTGGCCCGCAGCCGGCGCGACCGGCCGGCCGAAGCGCCCCGCAACGAGCCCGCATCCGCACTCGCCGCGGGCGAGCGGCTCAGCCTGCTCCTGCTCGAGGACGAGGCCCTCGTCCGCATGGCCCTTGTCGACATGCTGGAGGATCTCGGCCACAGCTCTGCCGAGGCTGGTAAGGTCGCCGAGGCGCGGCAGAAGATGGCCTCGGCCCGGTTCGACGTGCTGATCGCGGACGTCAACCTGCCCGACGGTTCGGGCAAGGATTTCGCCGCCGAGGTGCGGGTGAGCTACCCGGCCACGGCGGTCATCATCGCCTCCGGCGACGACAGCGCCGCCGCCGGTGGCGACGGCTTCGTCCAGTTGCCCAAGCCCTATGACGATCACATGCTCGTGGAAGCGCTGGAGCGCGCCCTGCGGCAGGTGCGCTGA
- a CDS encoding ABC transporter ATP-binding protein: MTEPAIALSLRNVHKNFGPAQIIRDVSLDIPAGERHAIIGPNGAGKSTLFNLISGAFPPSSGSIHINGIRADGTRPFQINRSGLSRSFQVTNIFHNMSVYENVRCATLWALGYRYVFWRFMSGLKDVEQRTEEVLDLIGLAAVRDTPAGLLSYADQRALEIGVTIAGDAKVVLLDEPTAGMSHHETERAVALIRKVTEGRTLVIVEHDMSVVFGLADRISVLVYGAIIASGTPAEIRADRKVREAYLGEEAA, from the coding sequence GTGACCGAGCCTGCCATCGCCCTCAGCCTGCGCAACGTCCACAAGAACTTCGGCCCGGCGCAGATCATCCGTGACGTCTCTCTGGACATTCCGGCCGGCGAGCGCCACGCCATCATCGGTCCGAACGGGGCGGGCAAGTCCACCCTGTTCAACCTGATCTCCGGCGCCTTCCCGCCCTCGTCCGGCAGCATCCACATCAACGGCATCCGCGCCGACGGCACGCGCCCCTTCCAGATCAACCGCAGCGGCCTGTCGCGCTCCTTCCAGGTCACCAACATCTTCCACAACATGAGCGTCTACGAGAACGTCCGCTGCGCGACACTCTGGGCCCTCGGCTACCGCTACGTCTTCTGGCGCTTCATGTCCGGCCTGAAGGACGTGGAGCAGCGCACCGAGGAGGTGCTCGACCTGATCGGGCTCGCGGCGGTGCGGGACACGCCCGCCGGCCTCCTCTCCTATGCCGACCAGCGCGCCCTCGAGATCGGCGTGACCATCGCCGGCGACGCCAAGGTCGTCCTGCTGGACGAGCCGACCGCCGGCATGAGCCACCACGAGACCGAGCGGGCGGTGGCGCTCATCCGCAAGGTCACGGAGGGGCGGACCCTGGTCATCGTGGAGCACGACATGAGCGTCGTCTTCGGTCTCGCCGACCGCATCTCCGTGCTGGTCTACGGGGCGATCATCGCCTCCGGCACGCCCGCCGAGATCCGGGCCGACCGAAAGGTGCGCGAGGCCTATCTCGGCGAGGAGGCGGCCTGA
- a CDS encoding tripartite tricarboxylate transporter substrate-binding protein gives MTSLNRRRMLGLTAAALTASTLPAPAQLVRGNGRILVGFPAGGPTDTLARRLAESLKGSVADSFVVENRPGAAAKIAIQAMIDSPPDGRTILVSPDAMFTIYPSVYKKLTYNAATDVTPVTPATYAVFALAVGPMVPAEVKDVASFVAWAKANPTRAAFGSPAAGSTPHFLGELLIAAAGIQLRHVPYRGSTPAIQDLLGGHVASTITPIGDYVPHVGSGVLRVIGVSDRERSAFLPNVPTFAEQGFAQVVGRDTFGCFMPKGTAPALAAQIAAAVAEAVKVPATRDTLRAVGQEPFTMSPPDYAAYLDQARKTWEPIVKASGFSLEE, from the coding sequence ATGACGTCCTTGAATCGCCGCCGCATGCTCGGCCTTACCGCCGCAGCCCTGACCGCTTCCACCCTGCCCGCCCCGGCGCAGCTCGTCCGCGGCAACGGGCGCATCCTCGTCGGCTTCCCCGCGGGCGGGCCGACCGACACGCTGGCGCGCCGTCTGGCGGAGAGCCTGAAGGGCTCGGTTGCCGACAGCTTCGTGGTGGAGAACCGGCCGGGAGCCGCCGCCAAGATCGCCATCCAGGCCATGATCGACTCGCCGCCCGACGGCCGCACCATCCTGGTCAGCCCGGACGCGATGTTCACCATCTATCCGAGCGTCTACAAGAAGCTCACCTACAATGCCGCCACCGACGTGACGCCGGTGACGCCGGCCACCTACGCCGTCTTCGCCCTCGCCGTGGGGCCGATGGTGCCGGCGGAGGTCAAGGACGTGGCGAGCTTCGTCGCCTGGGCCAAGGCCAACCCGACGCGGGCCGCCTTCGGCTCGCCGGCCGCCGGCTCGACCCCGCATTTCCTCGGCGAGCTGCTCATCGCCGCCGCCGGAATCCAGCTCCGCCACGTGCCCTATCGCGGCTCCACCCCCGCGATCCAGGACCTGCTCGGCGGCCATGTCGCCTCGACCATCACCCCCATCGGCGACTATGTGCCGCATGTGGGCTCCGGCGTGCTGCGCGTCATCGGCGTGTCGGACCGTGAGCGTTCGGCCTTCCTGCCGAACGTGCCGACCTTCGCCGAGCAGGGCTTCGCCCAGGTGGTGGGACGCGACACGTTCGGCTGCTTCATGCCGAAGGGCACGGCTCCGGCGCTGGCGGCGCAGATCGCAGCCGCCGTGGCCGAGGCGGTGAAGGTGCCGGCCACCCGCGACACGCTGCGGGCGGTGGGCCAGGAGCCCTTCACCATGTCGCCGCCGGACTATGCGGCCTATCTCGACCAGGCGCGCAAGACCTGGGAGCCGATCGTCAAGGCCTCCGGCTTCTCGCTGGAGGAGTGA
- a CDS encoding DUF427 domain-containing protein, giving the protein MAATDIQGGVRTFDGSVHVRFLDTMLASTNGAAVMEDAEKGPLYLIPFDDVYFDYLSRTDAMVDYPARGRMGVWRVSAAGRAEDAVMWTLDEPAPDLARFGRCAIFDGTKVAIEVVPADGTVV; this is encoded by the coding sequence ATGGCAGCGACGGATATTCAGGGCGGCGTTCGGACCTTCGACGGTTCGGTCCACGTCCGCTTCCTCGACACGATGCTCGCCTCGACCAACGGGGCGGCGGTGATGGAGGATGCAGAGAAGGGGCCACTCTATCTGATCCCCTTCGACGACGTCTATTTCGACTACCTCTCCCGCACCGACGCCATGGTCGATTACCCCGCCCGCGGCCGGATGGGAGTCTGGCGCGTCTCGGCCGCCGGCCGGGCCGAGGACGCCGTGATGTGGACCTTGGACGAGCCCGCTCCCGACCTCGCGCGTTTTGGCCGCTGCGCCATCTTCGACGGCACCAAGGTCGCAATCGAGGTTGTTCCCGCCGACGGCACGGTGGTCTGA
- a CDS encoding DUF421 domain-containing protein: MRRLAERERPPRSRGSGGEPGAATVRATRRRMPAARRDSMDFGGMIFQNWSGIVRTIIVGTLAYATLVIFLRISGKRTLAKLNAFDLVVTVALGSTLSAILLQESVALAEGAAALALLILLQFLVTFSSVRSDRFASAMRSEPALLVRDGEFCPGAMKRQRVTQDEALSAIRAAGGRDVEEAEAVILESDGTLSVVLRS, from the coding sequence ATGCGGCGCCTTGCTGAAAGGGAACGTCCGCCGCGCTCCCGGGGTTCCGGTGGCGAGCCGGGCGCCGCAACCGTCCGGGCGACAAGGCGGCGCATGCCGGCCGCGCGGAGGGACTCGATGGATTTCGGCGGCATGATATTCCAGAACTGGTCCGGCATCGTCCGGACGATCATCGTCGGGACACTGGCCTATGCGACCCTCGTCATCTTCCTGCGCATTTCAGGCAAAAGGACCCTCGCCAAGCTCAATGCCTTCGATCTCGTGGTCACCGTCGCCCTGGGCTCGACGCTGTCGGCGATCCTGCTGCAGGAATCGGTGGCGTTGGCCGAGGGGGCAGCAGCCCTCGCCCTGCTCATCCTGCTGCAGTTTCTCGTCACGTTCTCCTCGGTCCGCTCCGATCGGTTCGCCTCTGCCATGCGGTCCGAGCCGGCGCTTCTGGTGCGAGACGGGGAGTTTTGTCCCGGCGCGATGAAGCGCCAGCGGGTCACACAGGACGAGGCGCTGAGCGCGATCCGGGCCGCCGGCGGTCGGGACGTCGAGGAGGCGGAGGCGGTGATCCTCGAGAGTGACGGAACGCTCAGCGTGGTGCTGCGGTCGTAA
- a CDS encoding sensor histidine kinase, which yields MGALMRSHDWAATPFGPPADWPAELKVIAAFVLASPQPMMVWWGTDLLQIYNDAFASLMGPERHPAAFAGAARESWGEIWETFEPQVTHVIGGGEPRWNEEQLVQITRHGMRRSLWWTYGFSPVIAGGAVAGVVLSCQEVTARQRLTNRIRQQSERLQQLFEQAPGFIAILIGPQHVVQFANAAYRALVGDRPLTGRTVADALPEASAQGFLERLDEVYRTGEPHVGSRVPLTLVDGEGTRQDFVLDFIYQPIIEDDGQISGIFVQGHDVTAHAIAEKNLTLINHELKHRVKNTLAVTTGIVNQTLRNRGNDELLATLRARISAYARAHDILAPQTWATGTVRGAVTSAVQPFQTQGGRFFVEGPDVTLGSRQVLSLSLAVHELAVNARRYGALSQPGGRVDIRWVIHEPEGEPKFEFSWQESGGPPCSEPARHGFGLHLVSRVLAADFDATTSVVFPPSGMTFTMLALGPSLRPPDPDGFFAKL from the coding sequence ATGGGCGCGCTGATGCGCAGCCATGACTGGGCTGCGACCCCGTTCGGCCCGCCCGCGGACTGGCCGGCCGAGCTGAAGGTCATCGCCGCCTTCGTCCTGGCGAGCCCGCAGCCCATGATGGTCTGGTGGGGGACCGATCTCCTGCAGATCTACAACGACGCCTTCGCCTCCCTCATGGGCCCGGAGCGCCACCCCGCCGCCTTCGCCGGGGCGGCGCGCGAGAGCTGGGGCGAGATCTGGGAAACCTTCGAGCCGCAGGTGACCCATGTCATCGGGGGAGGGGAGCCGCGCTGGAACGAGGAACAGCTCGTCCAGATCACCCGGCACGGCATGCGGCGCAGCCTCTGGTGGACCTACGGCTTCTCGCCCGTCATCGCGGGCGGGGCCGTCGCCGGCGTGGTCCTCTCCTGCCAGGAGGTCACGGCCCGGCAGCGCCTCACCAACCGCATCCGCCAGCAGTCGGAGCGCCTGCAACAGCTCTTCGAGCAAGCGCCCGGCTTCATCGCGATCCTGATCGGCCCGCAGCATGTGGTGCAGTTCGCCAATGCGGCCTACCGGGCCCTGGTCGGGGATCGCCCGCTGACCGGCCGGACCGTCGCAGACGCCCTTCCGGAGGCCTCTGCCCAGGGCTTCCTGGAGCGGCTCGACGAGGTCTATCGCACCGGCGAACCCCACGTCGGCAGTCGCGTCCCGCTCACGCTGGTCGACGGGGAGGGGACACGGCAGGACTTCGTCCTCGACTTCATCTACCAGCCGATCATCGAGGACGACGGCCAGATCTCCGGCATCTTCGTCCAGGGTCACGACGTGACCGCCCATGCCATCGCCGAGAAGAACCTGACCCTCATCAACCACGAGCTGAAGCACCGGGTGAAGAACACGCTCGCGGTGACCACCGGCATCGTCAACCAGACGCTGCGCAACCGCGGCAACGACGAGCTGCTGGCGACGCTGCGCGCCCGCATCAGTGCCTATGCGCGCGCCCACGACATCCTCGCGCCGCAGACCTGGGCGACGGGAACGGTGCGCGGCGCCGTCACCTCCGCCGTCCAGCCGTTTCAGACCCAGGGCGGCCGGTTCTTTGTGGAGGGGCCCGACGTCACGCTCGGCTCGCGGCAGGTCCTGTCCCTCTCCCTCGCCGTCCACGAACTGGCGGTCAATGCCCGGCGCTACGGGGCGCTGTCGCAGCCGGGGGGCCGTGTTGACATCCGCTGGGTGATCCACGAGCCGGAGGGGGAGCCGAAATTCGAATTCTCCTGGCAGGAGAGTGGCGGTCCTCCCTGTTCGGAGCCAGCGCGCCACGGCTTCGGCCTGCACCTCGTCTCGCGGGTGCTCGCCGCCGATTTCGACGCCACCACCTCCGTCGTCTTTCCGCCCTCCGGCATGACCTTCACCATGCTGGCGCTCGGCCCGTCCCTGCGCCCCCCCGACCCCGACGGCTTCTTCGCCAAGCTGTAG
- a CDS encoding ABC transporter ATP-binding protein encodes MLEVSNLHAYYGKSHILQGVDLAVGAGEVVSLLGRNGVGRSTTVKAIMGEVRPQGTVRFKGKDIAGLPSHRIARLGIGYVPEHRDIFPDLTVRQNLMLGMKDAAREGRWTIQGSLDMFPNLAARADAPAGVLSGGEKQMLTMCRTMMGDPDLVMIDEPTEGLAPLIVRQVGELISEIARRGVAILLVEQKLSIALDISHRVYVMGHGRIVFEGTPADLKANEVVRQQWLEV; translated from the coding sequence ATGCTGGAGGTCTCCAATCTCCACGCCTATTACGGCAAGAGCCACATCCTGCAGGGCGTCGACCTCGCGGTCGGCGCCGGCGAGGTCGTCAGCCTGCTCGGCCGCAACGGCGTAGGGCGCTCGACCACGGTCAAGGCGATCATGGGCGAGGTGCGCCCGCAGGGCACGGTCCGCTTCAAGGGGAAGGACATCGCCGGCCTGCCGAGCCACCGCATCGCCCGTCTCGGCATAGGCTATGTGCCGGAGCACCGCGACATCTTCCCCGACCTGACCGTCCGCCAGAACCTGATGCTCGGCATGAAGGACGCGGCCCGCGAGGGACGCTGGACCATCCAGGGTTCGCTCGACATGTTCCCCAACCTGGCGGCGCGCGCCGACGCCCCGGCCGGCGTCCTGTCGGGCGGCGAGAAGCAGATGCTCACCATGTGCCGCACCATGATGGGCGACCCGGACCTGGTGATGATCGACGAGCCGACCGAGGGCCTCGCCCCGCTCATCGTCCGCCAGGTCGGCGAACTCATCTCCGAGATCGCCCGCCGCGGCGTCGCCATCCTCCTGGTGGAGCAGAAGCTCTCCATCGCCCTCGACATCTCCCACCGCGTCTATGTGATGGGCCACGGCCGCATCGTCTTCGAGGGCACGCCCGCCGACCTCAAGGCCAACGAGGTCGTGCGCCAGCAGTGGCTGGAGGTCTAG
- a CDS encoding TRAP transporter substrate-binding protein, whose translation MKRRTFMAGGAAGVAGAAVAAPAIAQTMPEVSWRCASSFPKSLDALYGPLDTMTKQIAEATDGRFKIQCFAAGEIVGAFQTLDAVSAGTIEMCQSPGYYFVGKDPVLALMADVPFIMNVRQRNAWLYQGGGQQLVNDYVKKYNVHTVPGGNTGTQMGGWFRKEVRTLEDLKGLKFRIAGLAGQVVAKLGVVPQQIPGGDTYSSLERGVIDAAEWVGPYDDEKLAFVRVAPYYYYPGFWEGAPTVHYWIGTEKWNALPKSYQQIFNNAAAANNLDMTAIYDARNPAALRRLVAAGAQLRAFSPEILDAAYKAANEIYDDLSKSNADFKRIYEHLRAFRNEEYLWWQVAEYSFDTMMLRLRQRS comes from the coding sequence ATGAAACGCAGGACATTCATGGCCGGCGGCGCTGCAGGCGTCGCCGGGGCGGCGGTCGCGGCGCCCGCCATCGCCCAGACCATGCCGGAGGTGAGCTGGCGCTGCGCCTCCTCCTTCCCGAAGTCGCTGGACGCCCTCTACGGCCCGCTCGACACGATGACGAAGCAGATCGCCGAGGCGACCGACGGGCGCTTCAAGATCCAGTGCTTCGCGGCGGGCGAGATCGTCGGCGCCTTCCAGACCCTCGACGCGGTCTCCGCCGGCACGATCGAGATGTGCCAGTCGCCTGGCTACTACTTCGTCGGCAAGGATCCGGTGCTGGCGCTGATGGCGGACGTGCCCTTCATCATGAACGTGCGCCAGCGCAACGCCTGGCTCTACCAGGGCGGCGGCCAGCAGCTCGTCAACGACTACGTGAAGAAATACAACGTCCATACGGTTCCGGGCGGCAATACCGGAACGCAGATGGGCGGCTGGTTCCGCAAGGAGGTCCGGACCCTGGAGGACCTCAAGGGCCTCAAGTTCCGCATCGCCGGGCTCGCCGGACAGGTGGTGGCCAAGCTCGGCGTCGTGCCGCAGCAGATCCCCGGCGGCGACACCTATTCCTCGCTTGAGCGCGGTGTGATCGATGCGGCCGAGTGGGTCGGGCCTTACGACGACGAGAAGCTCGCCTTCGTCAGGGTCGCTCCCTACTACTACTATCCCGGCTTCTGGGAGGGCGCGCCGACGGTCCATTACTGGATCGGCACCGAGAAGTGGAACGCCCTGCCGAAGTCCTACCAGCAGATCTTCAACAACGCGGCAGCGGCCAACAATCTGGACATGACGGCGATCTACGACGCCCGCAACCCTGCCGCCCTCCGGCGTCTGGTGGCGGCCGGCGCGCAGCTCCGCGCCTTCAGCCCGGAAATCCTCGACGCGGCCTACAAGGCGGCCAACGAGATCTATGACGACCTGTCGAAGAGCAATGCCGACTTCAAGCGGATCTACGAGCACCTGCGCGCGTTCCGCAACGAGGAATATCTGTGGTGGCAGGTGGCAGAATATTCCTTCGACACCATGATGCTGCGGCTGCGGCAGCGCAGCTGA